One window of Leifsonia sp. AK011 genomic DNA carries:
- a CDS encoding aspartate aminotransferase family protein encodes MNDQLNPADGELAYDLDRAHVFHSWSAQGALKPLVIAGGLGCEVWEYDGTRYLDFSSQLVNTNIGHQHPAVIDAIKRQADVLTTIAPATANLARGEAAKRILGLAGPQFGKVFFTNGGADANENAIRMARLTTGRDKVLSTYRSYHGNTGAAIVATGDWRRVPNEFSRGHAHFFGPFEYRSDFWSDSPEQETERALRHLERVIQSEGASSIAAILLETVPGTAGVLVPPPGYLEGVRALCDEYGIVLIFDEVMCGFGRTGEWFAWQGFGVTPDLITFAKGVNSGYVPIGGVVISESIANAFEDQVFPGGLTYSGHPLAAASIVGALDAMKSEGIVENAAMIGRDHLGPGLAELAAKHPLIGEVRGLGVFWALDLVDDPDSRQPVSAGLMAELKTALVTRGLLPFMADNRIHVVPPCIVTPDEVARALAIYDEALTEVEARL; translated from the coding sequence ATGAACGACCAGCTCAATCCTGCTGACGGCGAGCTCGCCTACGACCTCGACCGCGCCCACGTTTTCCACTCCTGGTCGGCCCAGGGGGCGCTCAAGCCGCTCGTCATCGCCGGCGGGCTCGGATGCGAGGTGTGGGAGTACGACGGAACCCGCTACCTCGACTTCTCGAGCCAACTCGTCAACACCAATATCGGCCACCAGCACCCCGCCGTCATCGACGCGATCAAGCGCCAGGCTGATGTGCTGACGACCATCGCGCCCGCCACGGCCAACCTCGCGCGCGGCGAGGCAGCCAAGCGCATCCTCGGCCTCGCAGGCCCCCAGTTCGGCAAGGTCTTCTTCACCAACGGCGGTGCGGATGCCAACGAGAACGCGATCCGCATGGCGCGACTCACCACGGGCCGAGACAAGGTGCTCTCCACCTATCGCTCGTACCACGGCAACACGGGTGCGGCGATCGTCGCCACGGGCGACTGGCGCCGTGTTCCCAACGAGTTCTCCCGGGGCCACGCCCACTTCTTCGGACCCTTCGAGTACCGCAGCGATTTCTGGTCGGACTCGCCGGAGCAGGAAACCGAGCGCGCCCTTCGCCACCTCGAGCGCGTGATCCAGTCTGAGGGTGCGTCGTCGATCGCCGCGATCCTGCTCGAGACCGTTCCCGGCACCGCCGGCGTGCTCGTGCCGCCGCCCGGCTACCTCGAGGGCGTGCGGGCGTTGTGCGACGAGTACGGCATCGTCCTCATCTTCGACGAGGTCATGTGCGGCTTCGGGCGCACGGGGGAGTGGTTCGCGTGGCAGGGCTTCGGCGTCACGCCCGACCTCATCACGTTCGCGAAGGGTGTCAACTCGGGCTACGTGCCGATCGGCGGCGTCGTGATCTCCGAATCCATCGCGAACGCCTTCGAGGACCAGGTGTTCCCCGGGGGGCTCACCTACTCGGGTCACCCGCTGGCCGCGGCATCCATCGTTGGCGCGCTCGACGCCATGAAGTCCGAGGGCATCGTCGAGAACGCTGCCATGATCGGGCGCGACCACCTGGGCCCGGGCCTTGCCGAGCTTGCGGCGAAGCATCCGCTCATCGGCGAGGTGCGCGGTCTCGGCGTCTTCTGGGCGCTCGATCTCGTGGATGACCCGGACTCGCGCCAGCCCGTCTCCGCTGGCCTCATGGCCGAGCTCAAGACCGCGCTGGTCACACGCGGTCTGCTCCCGTTCATGGCCGACAACCGCATCCACGTCGTGCCACCATGCATCGTCACGCCCGACGAGGTGGCCCGTGCCCTGGCGATCTACGATGAGGCCCTCACGGAGGTGGAGGCGCGGCTCTAG
- the smc gene encoding chromosome segregation protein SMC gives MYLKSLTLKGFKSFAQPTTFAFETGVTCVVGPNGSGKSNVVDALAWVMGEQGAKTLRGGKMEDVIFAGTATKGPLGRAEVILTIDNADGALPIEYAEVTISRTLFRNGGSEYAINGEQCRLLDVQELLSDSGLGREMHVIVGQGQLDAVLHATPEDRRGFIEEAAGILKHRRRKEKTLRKLDAMQANLTRLSDLAGEIRRQLKPLGAQAEVAKEAATIAAIVRDARARLLADEVVELRTAITAFSRSESERKSERIVLQEQLDQAKLRVGRLEQAQLGDAVDGARRTAFGLESVQERLRGLFTLANQRLALLGQQVESPMMGSTTSESAVQDARDEATRLAETVSEAEEAVGAAAAATATAKASLDSLDEEIAAQSALVSRHSLELAGLAARVDVARTSLASARGELLRQQNALEAAEQRRDSTRTEFVALEAEAATTEEGDGSLDAAYEAAEATVSSIQAEIETLRDEVHAAERERDALAARSSALSLAVEQKDGSNALVGAKLAGIRGLVAEHVRVEPGYEAAIAAALGSLADAVLADSREAAFDALSHSAEKDFGRVEVVVSDAVVRAASGFTAEGIRPASSVVTAPDGVLGLLAHVAVADDLAAARAAWKNAPDDTTFVTLQGDVLTRYVLRGGSGAKRSRLELVAERDAAAARLATVTTQIERTRFALAERRGALETAKTEAATALQALREYDAQLAAQSEQLGRYRIQLEAAQAEWERLSQAVEVSNEAVRTAEAEVERAKASHDEYEAKPRPMLDVSARDAVLAEVEAARAAELEQRMALETIRERVRAQRARADQLAAQLVAEREAAQEQARLAVIRQHQVAAANDVIAKLPAVLDVADRAVSQARVELAAAEAERAAQNQELADLRREESTLRERLAGVSENVHGLEMQIYEKKLHLSTLLERAGEELGLVEDVLVAEYGPQVPVPEDGELTVAALAGASVSPEGPAEEPLSEGDTPDAAAEAPEKSEDEPSGTPFVRAEQEARLARAERKLAQLGRVNPLALEEFAALEQRHKFLTEQLTDLTNTRKDLLTIIEELDEKMQDIFASAFEDTKAAFNQVFPVLFPGGTGSIALTDPDNLLTTGIEVSVKPAGKKIERLSLLSGGERSLAAVALLIAIFKARPSPFYIMDEVEAALDDANLGRLLAIFEDLRQNSQLIVITHQKRTMEIADALYGVSMRADGISAVVGQRVGDRAATEAAG, from the coding sequence GTGTATCTGAAGAGCCTGACCCTCAAGGGGTTCAAGTCCTTCGCGCAGCCGACCACGTTCGCCTTCGAGACGGGCGTCACGTGTGTCGTCGGTCCGAATGGCTCCGGCAAGTCGAATGTCGTGGATGCCCTCGCCTGGGTCATGGGCGAGCAGGGAGCCAAAACACTGCGCGGCGGCAAGATGGAGGACGTCATCTTCGCCGGCACCGCCACCAAGGGTCCCCTCGGTCGCGCCGAGGTCATTCTCACGATCGACAACGCGGATGGCGCGCTGCCCATCGAGTACGCCGAGGTGACGATCAGCCGCACCCTGTTCCGCAACGGCGGCAGCGAGTACGCGATCAACGGCGAGCAGTGCCGACTCCTTGACGTGCAGGAGCTGCTCTCCGACAGCGGTCTCGGCCGCGAGATGCACGTGATCGTGGGCCAGGGCCAGCTGGATGCCGTCCTTCACGCCACCCCGGAGGACCGCCGCGGCTTCATCGAGGAGGCCGCTGGCATCCTCAAGCACCGCAGGCGCAAGGAGAAGACCCTCCGCAAGCTCGACGCCATGCAGGCCAACCTCACGCGCCTCTCCGACCTGGCTGGGGAGATCCGCCGCCAGCTCAAGCCGCTCGGCGCCCAGGCCGAGGTGGCGAAGGAAGCCGCGACCATCGCCGCGATCGTGCGCGACGCCCGCGCCCGTCTGCTCGCCGACGAGGTTGTGGAGCTACGCACCGCGATCACAGCGTTCTCGCGCAGCGAGTCCGAGCGCAAGTCTGAGCGCATCGTGCTCCAGGAGCAGCTCGACCAGGCCAAACTCCGCGTGGGCAGGCTCGAGCAGGCCCAGCTCGGGGACGCCGTCGACGGCGCTCGCCGCACGGCGTTCGGGCTGGAGAGCGTGCAGGAGCGGCTCCGCGGCCTCTTCACCCTGGCGAACCAGCGGCTTGCGCTCCTTGGCCAGCAGGTCGAGAGCCCCATGATGGGCTCGACAACAAGCGAATCGGCCGTTCAGGATGCTCGCGACGAGGCGACCCGCCTGGCTGAGACGGTCTCGGAGGCCGAGGAGGCCGTGGGCGCCGCAGCGGCCGCCACGGCGACGGCCAAGGCATCCCTCGACTCTCTCGACGAGGAGATCGCCGCCCAGAGCGCCCTCGTCTCTCGGCACTCCCTCGAACTCGCCGGGCTCGCCGCACGAGTGGATGTCGCGCGCACGAGTCTCGCGTCGGCGCGGGGTGAGCTCCTCCGCCAGCAGAACGCCCTCGAGGCCGCGGAGCAGCGCCGTGACTCGACCCGCACGGAGTTCGTCGCGCTCGAGGCCGAAGCCGCGACCACCGAGGAGGGCGATGGATCCCTCGACGCCGCCTACGAGGCCGCCGAGGCGACGGTCTCGAGCATCCAGGCCGAGATCGAGACCCTGCGCGACGAGGTGCACGCGGCGGAGCGGGAACGTGACGCGCTCGCCGCACGCTCCTCGGCACTCTCGCTCGCCGTGGAGCAGAAGGACGGCTCGAACGCCCTCGTGGGCGCGAAGCTTGCCGGCATCCGCGGCCTTGTCGCCGAGCACGTCCGTGTCGAGCCCGGGTATGAGGCCGCGATCGCCGCCGCACTCGGGTCGCTGGCCGATGCTGTCCTCGCCGACTCGCGTGAGGCAGCCTTCGACGCGCTCAGCCACTCGGCGGAGAAGGACTTCGGGCGGGTCGAGGTCGTCGTGTCCGATGCCGTCGTGCGCGCGGCATCCGGTTTCACCGCCGAGGGCATCCGCCCAGCCTCCAGTGTTGTGACGGCTCCGGACGGCGTGCTCGGCCTGCTGGCTCACGTCGCCGTGGCCGACGACCTCGCCGCCGCTCGCGCCGCCTGGAAGAACGCTCCGGACGATACGACCTTCGTTACGCTCCAGGGCGACGTGCTCACCCGATACGTGTTGCGCGGGGGCTCTGGCGCGAAGCGTTCGCGCCTCGAGCTCGTGGCCGAGCGGGATGCCGCGGCAGCGCGCCTCGCGACGGTGACGACCCAGATCGAGCGGACCCGTTTCGCCCTGGCCGAGCGCCGGGGAGCCCTCGAGACCGCCAAGACGGAGGCCGCAACGGCACTGCAGGCGCTCCGCGAGTACGACGCGCAGCTCGCCGCGCAGTCCGAGCAGCTCGGCCGCTACCGCATCCAGCTCGAGGCTGCCCAGGCCGAGTGGGAGCGCCTCTCGCAGGCCGTGGAGGTCTCGAACGAGGCCGTGCGCACGGCTGAGGCCGAGGTCGAACGGGCTAAGGCAAGCCACGACGAGTACGAGGCAAAGCCCCGCCCCATGCTCGATGTCTCCGCCCGCGACGCGGTACTCGCCGAGGTGGAGGCCGCCCGCGCAGCCGAGCTCGAGCAGCGCATGGCCCTCGAGACGATCCGCGAGCGGGTGCGCGCCCAGCGGGCCCGTGCCGACCAGCTGGCGGCGCAGCTCGTGGCCGAACGGGAGGCGGCCCAGGAGCAGGCCAGACTCGCCGTCATCCGTCAGCATCAGGTGGCTGCGGCGAACGATGTCATCGCGAAACTTCCCGCCGTTCTGGATGTCGCAGACCGCGCGGTCTCGCAGGCCCGCGTCGAGCTCGCCGCCGCCGAGGCCGAGCGCGCCGCACAGAACCAGGAACTCGCCGACCTTCGCCGCGAGGAGAGCACACTGCGTGAGCGCCTCGCTGGAGTGAGTGAGAACGTGCACGGCCTCGAGATGCAGATCTACGAGAAGAAGCTGCACCTCTCCACCCTGCTGGAGCGCGCGGGGGAGGAGCTCGGTCTCGTCGAGGACGTGCTCGTCGCCGAGTACGGCCCGCAGGTTCCCGTGCCCGAGGATGGCGAGCTCACCGTGGCGGCCCTGGCCGGGGCATCCGTTTCTCCGGAGGGTCCCGCCGAGGAACCGCTCTCTGAGGGCGACACGCCGGATGCTGCGGCAGAAGCTCCGGAGAAGAGTGAAGACGAACCATCCGGAACGCCTTTTGTGCGCGCCGAGCAGGAGGCGCGACTGGCTCGTGCGGAGCGCAAGCTCGCCCAGCTGGGGCGCGTGAACCCGCTCGCCCTCGAGGAGTTCGCCGCTCTCGAGCAGCGGCACAAATTCCTCACCGAGCAACTCACGGACCTCACGAACACCCGCAAGGACCTGCTGACTATCATCGAGGAGCTCGACGAGAAGATGCAGGACATCTTCGCGAGCGCTTTCGAGGACACGAAGGCGGCCTTCAACCAGGTGTTCCCCGTGCTGTTCCCGGGCGGAACCGGCAGCATCGCGCTGACCGACCCAGACAACCTGCTCACCACCGGCATCGAGGTGAGCGTCAAGCCGGCGGGCAAAAAGATCGAACGCCTGTCGCTGCTCAGCGGTGGGGAACGATCGCTCGCCGCCGTGGCGCTCCTGATCGCGATCTTCAAGGCTCGCCCCAGCCCGTTCTACATCATGGACGAGGTCGAGGCGGCGCTGGATGACGCGAACCTCGGCCGCCTCCTCGCGATCTTCGAGGACCTCCGCCAAAACTCCCAGCTCATCGTCATCACCCACCAGAAACGCACCATGGAGATCGCTGACGCGCTCTACGGCGTGAGCATGCGTGCCGACGGCATCAGCGCCGTCGTCGGCCAGCGTGTGGGCGACCGCGCCGCTACAGAAGCGGCCGGCTGA
- a CDS encoding cation:proton antiporter has protein sequence MGILLIPLAAVIAPLLAALVSRAILVPLVVFEIGLGMLLGPAGLGWVQDSDTLDVFSQLGLALLFFMAGNEINLDSVRGKGGVRALAGWGGSAVLALVAGFFLGGGDASTGVIIAIALSGTALGTLTPILRDAGLTSGPVGNAVAAAGAVGEFLPLVAISIFLSGRQPLAGVISLVVFLAVAGFAFATSARSSGHWLQRMVTRTLHTSGQFAVRVVILILAALVVLAVVLDVDFLLGAFTAGLLARVVLRGSSPAEQHIIEAKLESIAFGFFVPLFFVTTGVAFPLATLLADPASLALVPLVAVAILVIRGVPGFLSPERGVSFRDRTTVGLFTATTLPLVIAVTEIGTDAGVLDASLAGALVGGAMVTVLLFPMLALVGRARSVPAEGAEVGKIDDDPLSQSRHE, from the coding sequence ATGGGAATTCTTCTTATTCCGTTGGCCGCTGTGATCGCCCCGCTCCTGGCGGCGCTGGTCAGTAGGGCCATCCTCGTTCCGCTCGTGGTCTTCGAGATCGGGCTCGGGATGCTCCTCGGCCCGGCTGGCCTCGGGTGGGTTCAGGATTCCGACACCCTCGACGTGTTCTCCCAGCTGGGCCTCGCCCTGTTGTTCTTCATGGCCGGCAATGAGATCAACCTGGACTCGGTGCGCGGCAAGGGCGGAGTGCGAGCCCTCGCCGGCTGGGGTGGATCGGCGGTCCTCGCGCTCGTCGCGGGATTCTTCCTCGGTGGCGGGGATGCCTCGACAGGGGTGATCATCGCTATCGCCCTCAGCGGCACCGCTCTCGGGACTCTCACGCCGATCCTCCGCGACGCGGGCCTGACCTCGGGGCCGGTGGGCAACGCTGTCGCAGCGGCGGGGGCGGTGGGCGAGTTCCTGCCCCTCGTGGCGATCTCGATCTTCCTGAGCGGGAGGCAGCCCCTCGCGGGCGTGATCTCCCTTGTCGTGTTCCTCGCGGTCGCGGGTTTCGCGTTCGCGACGTCGGCACGATCATCCGGGCATTGGCTGCAGCGCATGGTCACTCGCACGCTTCACACGAGCGGCCAGTTCGCCGTTCGCGTCGTCATCCTCATCCTGGCGGCTCTTGTGGTGCTCGCTGTTGTGCTCGATGTCGACTTCCTCCTGGGGGCCTTCACGGCAGGACTCCTGGCCCGCGTCGTCCTCCGCGGGAGTTCGCCTGCTGAGCAGCACATCATCGAAGCCAAGTTGGAGTCCATCGCGTTCGGGTTCTTCGTGCCGCTGTTCTTCGTCACGACAGGTGTCGCCTTCCCCCTGGCAACACTCCTCGCAGACCCCGCATCCCTGGCCCTGGTTCCCCTCGTCGCGGTCGCCATTCTCGTGATTCGCGGAGTGCCCGGTTTTCTCTCACCGGAGCGGGGCGTCTCGTTCCGCGACAGAACTACCGTCGGCCTATTCACCGCGACGACGCTCCCTCTCGTCATCGCGGTCACCGAGATCGGCACGGACGCAGGCGTCCTGGATGCGAGCCTCGCCGGAGCGCTCGTCGGTGGCGCGATGGTCACCGTCCTGCTCTTCCCCATGCTGGCGCTGGTCGGGCGCGCGAGATCCGTCCCTGCCGAGGGTGCAGAGGTGGGGAAGATCGACGACGACCCCCTGTCGCAGTCGCGGCACGAGTGA
- a CDS encoding GNAT family N-acetyltransferase, whose protein sequence is MPTFTIQEIDRPASLAVAGGPDFRELYRVNNIVESDVYGGDDLALVAEEELPAWHDPFAPRHAILARVEGRVVGSGIYEYSTEGSASVAWLTVQVLPDKRDQGIGSALLERLEERAIADSRTTVQGFSLARDLEGERLSPPTGFGSVSIADESVRFLLNRGWSLEQVDRGSRLRLPLDATVTAELLAEARERATGEYRLHHYIDHTPERWLHDMAVLHTRMSTDAPAGGLDATEDTWTVERLTHDEAAYSSNPRTQVVTVAEHVPSGRLVGFTSISVPPDSRRPARQDDTIVLPEHRGHRLGVLLKVANARYLEEVAPGHPSIVTFNAEENRPMLSVNEALGFERFTSIGSWKKTL, encoded by the coding sequence GTGCCGACGTTTACGATCCAGGAGATCGATCGCCCTGCGAGTCTCGCCGTCGCCGGAGGGCCGGACTTCCGCGAGCTCTACCGGGTGAACAACATCGTGGAGTCCGACGTCTATGGCGGGGACGACCTGGCGCTGGTCGCCGAGGAGGAGCTACCTGCCTGGCACGATCCCTTCGCTCCGCGCCACGCGATCCTCGCGCGGGTCGAGGGACGGGTGGTCGGCAGCGGCATCTACGAGTATTCGACGGAAGGATCGGCCTCCGTCGCCTGGCTGACAGTCCAGGTTCTGCCGGACAAGCGCGACCAGGGCATCGGGTCTGCCCTACTCGAACGTCTCGAGGAGAGAGCGATCGCCGACAGCCGCACGACTGTGCAGGGCTTCAGCCTCGCACGCGATCTCGAGGGCGAGCGACTGAGCCCCCCGACCGGATTCGGTAGCGTCTCGATCGCCGACGAGTCCGTGCGATTCCTGCTGAATCGCGGCTGGTCACTCGAGCAGGTCGATCGCGGCAGCCGGCTCAGGCTCCCCCTCGACGCCACAGTCACGGCCGAGCTCCTGGCGGAGGCCAGGGAGAGGGCGACGGGCGAGTATCGCCTCCACCACTACATCGATCACACCCCAGAGCGATGGCTCCACGACATGGCCGTGCTTCACACACGCATGAGCACTGACGCACCGGCCGGGGGCCTCGACGCGACAGAGGACACCTGGACCGTGGAACGGCTCACCCACGACGAGGCGGCGTACAGCTCGAACCCACGAACGCAGGTCGTCACCGTCGCAGAGCATGTGCCCAGCGGTCGTCTCGTGGGGTTCACGAGCATCTCGGTTCCGCCTGACTCACGCCGGCCAGCTCGCCAGGATGACACCATCGTGCTTCCCGAGCACCGAGGACACCGTCTCGGAGTGCTGCTCAAGGTCGCGAACGCCCGGTACCTCGAGGAGGTCGCGCCCGGGCATCCGTCCATAGTGACGTTCAACGCCGAGGAGAACCGACCTATGCTCTCCGTCAATGAGGCCCTGGGCTTCGAGCGGTTCACCTCGATCGGCTCGTGGAAGAAGACGCTCTAG
- the rpmF gene encoding 50S ribosomal protein L32: MAVPKRKMSRASTRMRRAQWKADAPTLVKTVENGKVTYSLPHRAKVVEDSAGNPLYMEYKGRKVADI; this comes from the coding sequence ATGGCAGTTCCCAAGCGCAAGATGTCGCGCGCCAGCACCCGCATGCGCCGTGCGCAGTGGAAGGCTGACGCGCCCACGCTCGTCAAGACCGTCGAGAACGGCAAAGTCACCTACAGCCTCCCGCACCGCGCGAAGGTCGTCGAGGACTCCGCCGGCAACCCCCTGTACATGGAGTACAAGGGCCGCAAGGTCGCAGACATCTAG
- the rnc gene encoding ribonuclease III, translating into MARPSGDASDPNDARDSSHPDGSPAATKLSALLGVDIDAELLQLALTHRSYAYEHPGDSHNERLEFLGDSILGQAVTVMLYTEHPDLDEGDLAKRRASLVSSVALAEVARSIGLGEFVRLGKGEEQTGGRDKSSILADTVEAIIGAAYLDCGGDVATAMVLRLIQPLLANPERFGAAMDPKTSLQELAARRGHGLPVYQVSDSGPDHSKRFHATVLVGGKEIATGDGSSKKQAEMAAALEAWSVLQAR; encoded by the coding sequence ATGGCTCGCCCCTCGGGCGATGCGTCGGACCCGAACGACGCCCGCGACTCGTCGCACCCGGACGGTTCCCCCGCCGCCACAAAGTTGTCTGCCCTGCTCGGCGTCGATATCGACGCAGAGCTGCTTCAGCTTGCCCTCACGCACCGCTCGTACGCGTACGAGCACCCCGGGGACTCGCACAACGAGCGCCTCGAGTTCCTCGGCGACTCGATCCTCGGGCAAGCGGTGACCGTGATGCTCTACACCGAGCATCCCGATCTCGATGAGGGCGACCTCGCCAAGCGTCGCGCCAGTCTCGTCTCGTCGGTGGCGCTCGCCGAAGTGGCGCGGTCGATCGGACTCGGTGAGTTCGTGCGACTGGGCAAGGGCGAGGAGCAGACCGGCGGCCGCGACAAGTCGTCGATCCTCGCCGACACCGTCGAGGCGATCATCGGTGCCGCATACCTGGACTGCGGAGGGGATGTCGCGACAGCAATGGTGCTGCGCCTGATCCAGCCCCTCCTGGCCAACCCCGAGCGCTTCGGTGCCGCGATGGACCCGAAGACGAGCCTCCAGGAACTCGCCGCCAGACGCGGCCACGGACTCCCCGTGTACCAGGTGTCGGACTCAGGCCCGGACCACTCGAAGCGCTTCCACGCGACAGTGCTCGTGGGTGGCAAGGAGATCGCCACGGGCGACGGGTCCAGCAAGAAACAGGCCGAGATGGCCGCCGCGCTCGAGGCGTGGTCCGTTCTCCAGGCGCGCTGA
- the mutM gene encoding bifunctional DNA-formamidopyrimidine glycosylase/DNA-(apurinic or apyrimidinic site) lyase yields MPELPEVDVVRAGLAPAVTGAVVTSVEVLDERSLRRHVGPAEDFVDRLVSSRMLAPMRRGKFLWIPLEPPGSSALVVHLGMSGQVLLRAAGAEDPLTRIRIDIAHPTEGALRLNFVDQRIFGSMAIDELLPLGDGEYIPSQVAHIARDPLDPRFDDAEFLRRLRARRTTVKRALLDQTLVSGIGNIYADESLWAARVHYDQPTATLSAVKARQLLAEVRTVLNRALLEGGTSFDAQYVNVNGQSGYFSHALRAYGQQGRPCERCGRPIVRESFMNRGSHFCAHCQRIR; encoded by the coding sequence GTGCCCGAACTCCCTGAGGTCGACGTCGTGCGCGCCGGGCTTGCACCGGCCGTGACCGGCGCTGTCGTGACATCCGTCGAGGTGCTCGACGAGCGCTCGCTGCGCCGCCATGTCGGCCCGGCAGAGGACTTCGTCGACAGGCTCGTCAGCTCCCGGATGCTCGCCCCGATGCGGCGCGGAAAGTTCCTGTGGATCCCGCTCGAGCCGCCCGGCTCCAGCGCGCTCGTCGTGCACCTCGGCATGAGCGGCCAGGTGCTCCTGCGTGCTGCCGGCGCCGAGGACCCGCTCACGCGCATCCGTATCGACATCGCGCACCCCACAGAGGGTGCGCTGCGACTCAACTTCGTCGACCAGCGCATCTTCGGGTCCATGGCGATTGACGAGCTGCTTCCGCTCGGCGACGGCGAGTACATCCCCTCGCAGGTGGCGCACATCGCCCGCGATCCGCTGGACCCGCGCTTTGACGACGCGGAGTTCCTCCGCAGGTTGCGCGCCCGCCGAACGACGGTCAAGCGTGCCCTGCTCGACCAGACTCTCGTGAGCGGCATCGGCAACATCTACGCCGACGAGTCGCTCTGGGCTGCTCGCGTGCACTACGACCAGCCCACCGCGACACTCAGCGCCGTGAAGGCCCGCCAGCTTCTGGCCGAGGTTCGCACGGTGCTGAACCGCGCACTGCTCGAGGGCGGTACGAGCTTCGACGCCCAGTACGTCAACGTCAACGGGCAGTCCGGGTACTTCTCGCACGCCCTGCGGGCCTATGGGCAGCAGGGCAGGCCCTGCGAGCGGTGCGGCCGCCCCATCGTGCGCGAGTCGTTCATGAACCGCGGCTCGCACTTCTGCGCCCATTGCCAGCGCATTCGCTAG
- a CDS encoding YceD family protein, translating into MVDLVHRPGEMREKVLDIAEPEGFGNAVIGVKQGSNVHIDVRLESLHDGILVSGTVDVDAEGECVRCLTDVSLPVEVEFQELFAYSEDEAFDYTVHEDHVDLEPVVRDAVVLALPFQPVCQADCLGLCPQCGVRLLDNPGHQHEAPVDPRWAALAGLDAEVPQDDTEKR; encoded by the coding sequence GTGGTCGATCTCGTGCACCGTCCGGGCGAGATGCGCGAGAAGGTTCTCGACATCGCGGAGCCCGAGGGTTTCGGTAACGCCGTTATCGGCGTCAAGCAGGGCTCGAACGTGCACATCGACGTGCGCCTGGAGTCGCTGCACGACGGAATCCTGGTCTCCGGAACGGTGGATGTCGACGCCGAGGGCGAGTGCGTTCGCTGCCTCACGGATGTCTCGCTCCCCGTCGAGGTCGAATTTCAGGAGCTTTTCGCGTACTCTGAGGACGAAGCTTTTGACTACACGGTGCACGAAGACCACGTGGACCTGGAACCGGTAGTCAGGGATGCGGTAGTGCTGGCACTACCATTCCAGCCAGTCTGTCAGGCCGATTGCCTCGGCCTGTGCCCGCAGTGTGGGGTGCGACTGCTGGACAACCCCGGTCACCAGCACGAGGCTCCCGTCGATCCCCGATGGGCCGCGCTCGCGGGACTCGATGCTGAAGTGCCCCAAGACGATACAGAGAAGAGATAA
- a CDS encoding ABC transporter substrate-binding protein: MRLSTRRGLAALSVAAVAALALSACAPAAEDTASGDFEPITDIKLQLQWLPQAQFAGYYVAADQGYFEEEGFDSVEIVPSGGDIVPQDALVAGDVDFAIAWVPKVLGTLEAQGVELTNIAQVYKKSGTLQVSWADSGIDSVADFEGKRIGSWGFGNEWEIFAAMADEGLDASTVSITTQDFSMNALLDKDVDAAQAMTYNEWAQILEVVNPDTGELYTPEDFNVISYEDTAGAMLQDAIWADTARLADDPAYADAAVRFLKAVIKGWVFARDNPEEAATITYDAAINAEAAFPVGPTHQLWQMNEVNKLIWDGSEFGVIDQAAWDKTVAGALAAVNQDGLELITEEPAESAFSNEYIEEALAALKEEGIVVDGEYTPIDVVLTEGGQ; encoded by the coding sequence ATGAGACTCAGCACTCGACGCGGTCTCGCGGCCCTGTCTGTTGCCGCGGTCGCGGCTCTCGCGCTCAGCGCGTGCGCCCCCGCGGCGGAGGACACGGCATCGGGGGACTTCGAGCCGATCACCGACATCAAGCTCCAGCTTCAGTGGCTTCCGCAGGCGCAGTTCGCGGGTTACTACGTCGCTGCCGACCAGGGGTACTTCGAGGAGGAGGGTTTCGACTCCGTCGAGATCGTCCCCTCCGGTGGTGACATCGTTCCGCAGGACGCACTCGTGGCTGGCGACGTGGACTTCGCCATCGCCTGGGTTCCCAAGGTGCTCGGCACCCTCGAGGCACAGGGCGTCGAACTCACCAACATCGCGCAGGTCTACAAGAAGTCGGGAACACTCCAGGTCTCGTGGGCTGACAGCGGCATCGACTCGGTCGCCGACTTCGAGGGCAAGCGCATCGGCTCCTGGGGCTTCGGCAACGAGTGGGAGATCTTCGCCGCCATGGCGGACGAGGGGCTCGATGCATCCACCGTGTCCATCACGACGCAGGACTTCAGCATGAACGCCCTGCTCGACAAGGACGTGGATGCCGCACAGGCCATGACCTACAACGAGTGGGCGCAGATCCTCGAGGTCGTGAACCCGGACACCGGTGAGCTCTACACGCCGGAGGACTTCAACGTGATCTCCTACGAGGACACCGCGGGAGCCATGCTCCAGGACGCGATCTGGGCTGACACCGCTCGCCTCGCCGACGACCCGGCCTACGCCGATGCGGCCGTTCGCTTCCTCAAGGCCGTCATCAAGGGCTGGGTGTTCGCTCGTGACAACCCGGAGGAGGCAGCCACCATCACGTACGACGCAGCGATCAACGCCGAGGCGGCATTCCCGGTCGGTCCGACACACCAGCTGTGGCAGATGAACGAGGTCAACAAGCTCATCTGGGACGGCAGCGAGTTCGGTGTCATCGACCAGGCCGCCTGGGACAAGACGGTGGCCGGTGCGCTCGCCGCGGTCAACCAGGACGGTCTCGAGCTGATCACTGAGGAGCCCGCGGAATCCGCGTTCTCGAACGAGTACATCGAGGAGGCTCTCGCAGCGCTCAAGGAGGAGGGGATCGTGGTCGACGGCGAGTACACGCCGATCGATGTTGTCCTCACCGAAGGCGGGCAGTAA